From the genome of Mastomys coucha isolate ucsf_1 unplaced genomic scaffold, UCSF_Mcou_1 pScaffold6, whole genome shotgun sequence, one region includes:
- the Atxn3 gene encoding ataxin-3 isoform X4: protein MESIFHEKQEGSLCAQHCLNNLLQGEYFSPVELSSIAHQLDEEERLRMAEGGVTSEDYRTFLQQPSGNMDDSGFFSIQVISNALKVWGLELILFNSPEYQRLRIDPINERSFICNYKEHWFTVRKLGKQWFNLNSLLTGPELISDTYLALFLAQLQQEGYSIFVVKGDLPDCEADQLLQMIKVQQMHRPKLIGEELAHLKEQSVLKADLERVLEAADGSGIFDEDEDDLQRALAISRQEIDMEDEEADLRRAIQLSMQGSSRSMCEDSPQTSSTDLSSEELRKRREAYFENIVARDLLL, encoded by the exons CAAGAAGGCTCACTTTGTGCTCAGCATTGCCTGAATAACCTATTACAAGGAGAGTATTTTAGCCCTGTGGAGTTATCCTCAATTGCACACCAGCTAGATGAAGAGGAAAGGCTGAGAATGGCAGAAGGAGGAGTCACTAGTGAAGATTATCGCACATTTTTACAG CAGCCTTCTGGAAATATGGACGACAGCGGCTTTTTCTCTATTCAA gTTATAAGCAATGCCTTGAAAGTTTGGGGTTTAGAACTAATCCTTTTCAACAGTCCAGAGTACCAGAGGCTCAGAATTGATCCTAT aaatgaaaGATCTTTTATATGCAATTATAAAGAACACTGGTTTACAGTTAGAAAATTAGGAAAACAG tggTTTAACTTGAATTCTCTGTTGACGGGTCCAGAATTAATATCAGATACATACCTCGCACTATTCTTGGCTCAATTACAGCAAGAAG GTTATTCTATATTTGTTGTTAAGGGTGATCTGCCAGATTGTGAAGCTGACCAACTTTTGCAGATGATCAAGGTCCAACAGATGCATCGACCAAAACTTATTGGAGAAGAACTAGCACATCTGAAAGAACAGAG TGTCCTCAAAGCAGATCTGGAACGAGTCTTAGAGGCAGCTGATGGGTCGGGAATATTTGATGAAGATGAGGATGATTTACAGAGGGCTCTAGCCATAAGTCGTCAGGAAATCGACATGGAGGATGAAGAAGCCGATCTCCGCAGGGCCATTCAGCTCAGTATGCAAG gtagTTCCAGAAGTATGTGTGAAGATAGTCCACAGACGTCAAGTACAGATCTTTCTTCAGAAGAACTTCGGAAGAGAAGAGAAGCCTACTTTGAAAA
- the Atxn3 gene encoding ataxin-3 isoform X6 has product MESIFHEKQEGSLCAQHCLNNLLQGEYFSPVELSSIAHQLDEEERLRMAEGGVTSEDYRTFLQQPSGNMDDSGFFSIQVISNALKVWGLELILFNSPEYQRLRIDPINERSFICNYKEHWFTVRKLGKQWFNLNSLLTGPELISDTYLALFLAQLQQEGYSIFVVKGDLPDCEADQLLQMIKVQQMHRPKLIGEELAHLKEQSVLKADLERVLEAADGSGIFDEDEDDLQRALAISRQEIDMEDEEADLRRAIQLSMQGSSRSMCEDSPQTSSTDLSSEELRKRREAYFENDV; this is encoded by the exons CAAGAAGGCTCACTTTGTGCTCAGCATTGCCTGAATAACCTATTACAAGGAGAGTATTTTAGCCCTGTGGAGTTATCCTCAATTGCACACCAGCTAGATGAAGAGGAAAGGCTGAGAATGGCAGAAGGAGGAGTCACTAGTGAAGATTATCGCACATTTTTACAG CAGCCTTCTGGAAATATGGACGACAGCGGCTTTTTCTCTATTCAA gTTATAAGCAATGCCTTGAAAGTTTGGGGTTTAGAACTAATCCTTTTCAACAGTCCAGAGTACCAGAGGCTCAGAATTGATCCTAT aaatgaaaGATCTTTTATATGCAATTATAAAGAACACTGGTTTACAGTTAGAAAATTAGGAAAACAG tggTTTAACTTGAATTCTCTGTTGACGGGTCCAGAATTAATATCAGATACATACCTCGCACTATTCTTGGCTCAATTACAGCAAGAAG GTTATTCTATATTTGTTGTTAAGGGTGATCTGCCAGATTGTGAAGCTGACCAACTTTTGCAGATGATCAAGGTCCAACAGATGCATCGACCAAAACTTATTGGAGAAGAACTAGCACATCTGAAAGAACAGAG TGTCCTCAAAGCAGATCTGGAACGAGTCTTAGAGGCAGCTGATGGGTCGGGAATATTTGATGAAGATGAGGATGATTTACAGAGGGCTCTAGCCATAAGTCGTCAGGAAATCGACATGGAGGATGAAGAAGCCGATCTCCGCAGGGCCATTCAGCTCAGTATGCAAG gtagTTCCAGAAGTATGTGTGAAGATAGTCCACAGACGTCAAGTACAGATCTTTCTTCAGAAGAACTTCGGAAGAGAAGAGAAGCCTACTTTGAAAA
- the Atxn3 gene encoding ataxin-3 isoform X5: MESIFHEKQEGSLCAQHCLNNLLQGEYFSPVELSSIAHQLDEEERLRMAEGGVTSEDYRTFLQQPSGNMDDSGFFSIQVISNALKVWGLELILFNSPEYQRLRIDPINERSFICNYKEHWFTVRKLGKQWFNLNSLLTGPELISDTYLALFLAQLQQEGYSIFVVKGDLPDCEADQLLQMIKVQQMHRPKLIGEELAHLKEQSVLKADLERVLEAADGSGIFDEDEDDLQRALAISRQEIDMEDEEADLRRAIQLSMQGSSRSMCEDSPQTSSTDLSSEELRKRREAYFENSDV; encoded by the exons CAAGAAGGCTCACTTTGTGCTCAGCATTGCCTGAATAACCTATTACAAGGAGAGTATTTTAGCCCTGTGGAGTTATCCTCAATTGCACACCAGCTAGATGAAGAGGAAAGGCTGAGAATGGCAGAAGGAGGAGTCACTAGTGAAGATTATCGCACATTTTTACAG CAGCCTTCTGGAAATATGGACGACAGCGGCTTTTTCTCTATTCAA gTTATAAGCAATGCCTTGAAAGTTTGGGGTTTAGAACTAATCCTTTTCAACAGTCCAGAGTACCAGAGGCTCAGAATTGATCCTAT aaatgaaaGATCTTTTATATGCAATTATAAAGAACACTGGTTTACAGTTAGAAAATTAGGAAAACAG tggTTTAACTTGAATTCTCTGTTGACGGGTCCAGAATTAATATCAGATACATACCTCGCACTATTCTTGGCTCAATTACAGCAAGAAG GTTATTCTATATTTGTTGTTAAGGGTGATCTGCCAGATTGTGAAGCTGACCAACTTTTGCAGATGATCAAGGTCCAACAGATGCATCGACCAAAACTTATTGGAGAAGAACTAGCACATCTGAAAGAACAGAG TGTCCTCAAAGCAGATCTGGAACGAGTCTTAGAGGCAGCTGATGGGTCGGGAATATTTGATGAAGATGAGGATGATTTACAGAGGGCTCTAGCCATAAGTCGTCAGGAAATCGACATGGAGGATGAAGAAGCCGATCTCCGCAGGGCCATTCAGCTCAGTATGCAAG gtagTTCCAGAAGTATGTGTGAAGATAGTCCACAGACGTCAAGTACAGATCTTTCTTCAGAAGAACTTCGGAAGAGAAGAGAAGCCTACTTTGAAAA